The Podarcis raffonei isolate rPodRaf1 chromosome 2, rPodRaf1.pri, whole genome shotgun sequence genome window below encodes:
- the AGPAT1 gene encoding 1-acyl-sn-glycerol-3-phosphate acyltransferase alpha isoform X4, translating to MSKIRPLLSETLSADSCNGRGETSGSEWIIRSMMLHVKYLYGIKIDVRGTENFNIKQPYVIVSNHQSSLDLLGMMEVLPDRCVPIAKKELMYMGTVGLACWLGGIIFINRKKTDDAISVMAETAQTMLCEDVRVWVFPEGTRNHNGSMLPFKRGAFHLAVQAQVPIIPVVISSYRDFYSKKERRFTTGRCTVQILPPMPTRELVAEDVPALTDRVRHAMLIAFEGLSVELGAPQ from the exons ATGAGCAAaatccgccccctcctttctgaaacattgtcagcagattcttgcaatgggaggggtgaaacctCTGGATCTGAATG GATAATCCGGTCCATGATGCTTCATGTGAAGTACCTGTACGGGATCAAGATTGACGTGCGGGGGACAGAGAACTTCAACATCAAGCAGCCTTATGTGATCGTGTCCAACCATCAGAGCTCGCTTGACTTGCTTG ggatgatggaagtcttGCCTGACCGGTGTGTGCCAATCGCCAAGAAGGAGCTGATGTACATGGGCACGGTGGGGCTGGCGTGCTGGCTAGGGGGCATCATCTTCATCAACCGCAAGAAAACCGACGACGCCATTAGCGTCATGGCGGAGACGGCGCAAACCATGCTCTGTGAGGAT GTTCGGGTCTGGGTGTTCCCCGAGGGCACCAGGAACCACAACGGCTCCATGCTGCCCTTCAAGCGGGGTGCCTTCCATTTGGCTGTGCAAGCCCAG GTTCCTATCATCCCAGTTGTGATCTCATCGTATCGGGATTTCTACAGTAAGAAGGAAAGGCGTTTCACCACGG GGCGCTGCACGGTCCAGATCCTGCCTCCCATGCCTACGCGGGAGCTGGTGGCTGAAGATGTGCCGGCACTGACAGATCGCGTGCGCCATGCCATGCTCATTGCCTTTGAGGGGCTCTCGGTGGAGCTGGGTGCCCCGCAGTGA
- the AGPAT1 gene encoding 1-acyl-sn-glycerol-3-phosphate acyltransferase alpha isoform X1 codes for MQTHICSGTMEISLGQGLLILFLVVVPLLYEWSATFKYFCKMAFYNSYILFLAVIVIPICAVRGRNVENMKIIRSMMLHVKYLYGIKIDVRGTENFNIKQPYVIVSNHQSSLDLLGMMEVLPDRCVPIAKKELMYMGTVGLACWLGGIIFINRKKTDDAISVMAETAQTMLCEDVRVWVFPEGTRNHNGSMLPFKRGAFHLAVQAQVPIIPVVISSYRDFYSKKERRFTTGRCTVQILPPMPTRELVAEDVPALTDRVRHAMLIAFEGLSVELGAPQ; via the exons GGACAATGGAGATTTCGCTGGGCCAGGGGCTCCTCATTTTGTTCCTGGTGGTGGTCCCGCTTCTCTACGAATGGAGTGCCACCTTCAAGTACTTCTGCAAGATGGCATTCTACAACAGCTACATCCTCTTCCTGGCCGTCATCGTCATCCCTATTTGCGCAGTCCGTGGGCGCAACGTGGAGAATATGAA GATAATCCGGTCCATGATGCTTCATGTGAAGTACCTGTACGGGATCAAGATTGACGTGCGGGGGACAGAGAACTTCAACATCAAGCAGCCTTATGTGATCGTGTCCAACCATCAGAGCTCGCTTGACTTGCTTG ggatgatggaagtcttGCCTGACCGGTGTGTGCCAATCGCCAAGAAGGAGCTGATGTACATGGGCACGGTGGGGCTGGCGTGCTGGCTAGGGGGCATCATCTTCATCAACCGCAAGAAAACCGACGACGCCATTAGCGTCATGGCGGAGACGGCGCAAACCATGCTCTGTGAGGAT GTTCGGGTCTGGGTGTTCCCCGAGGGCACCAGGAACCACAACGGCTCCATGCTGCCCTTCAAGCGGGGTGCCTTCCATTTGGCTGTGCAAGCCCAG GTTCCTATCATCCCAGTTGTGATCTCATCGTATCGGGATTTCTACAGTAAGAAGGAAAGGCGTTTCACCACGG GGCGCTGCACGGTCCAGATCCTGCCTCCCATGCCTACGCGGGAGCTGGTGGCTGAAGATGTGCCGGCACTGACAGATCGCGTGCGCCATGCCATGCTCATTGCCTTTGAGGGGCTCTCGGTGGAGCTGGGTGCCCCGCAGTGA
- the AGPAT1 gene encoding 1-acyl-sn-glycerol-3-phosphate acyltransferase alpha isoform X2, with protein MFRSGGGTMEISLGQGLLILFLVVVPLLYEWSATFKYFCKMAFYNSYILFLAVIVIPICAVRGRNVENMKIIRSMMLHVKYLYGIKIDVRGTENFNIKQPYVIVSNHQSSLDLLGMMEVLPDRCVPIAKKELMYMGTVGLACWLGGIIFINRKKTDDAISVMAETAQTMLCEDVRVWVFPEGTRNHNGSMLPFKRGAFHLAVQAQVPIIPVVISSYRDFYSKKERRFTTGRCTVQILPPMPTRELVAEDVPALTDRVRHAMLIAFEGLSVELGAPQ; from the exons GGACAATGGAGATTTCGCTGGGCCAGGGGCTCCTCATTTTGTTCCTGGTGGTGGTCCCGCTTCTCTACGAATGGAGTGCCACCTTCAAGTACTTCTGCAAGATGGCATTCTACAACAGCTACATCCTCTTCCTGGCCGTCATCGTCATCCCTATTTGCGCAGTCCGTGGGCGCAACGTGGAGAATATGAA GATAATCCGGTCCATGATGCTTCATGTGAAGTACCTGTACGGGATCAAGATTGACGTGCGGGGGACAGAGAACTTCAACATCAAGCAGCCTTATGTGATCGTGTCCAACCATCAGAGCTCGCTTGACTTGCTTG ggatgatggaagtcttGCCTGACCGGTGTGTGCCAATCGCCAAGAAGGAGCTGATGTACATGGGCACGGTGGGGCTGGCGTGCTGGCTAGGGGGCATCATCTTCATCAACCGCAAGAAAACCGACGACGCCATTAGCGTCATGGCGGAGACGGCGCAAACCATGCTCTGTGAGGAT GTTCGGGTCTGGGTGTTCCCCGAGGGCACCAGGAACCACAACGGCTCCATGCTGCCCTTCAAGCGGGGTGCCTTCCATTTGGCTGTGCAAGCCCAG GTTCCTATCATCCCAGTTGTGATCTCATCGTATCGGGATTTCTACAGTAAGAAGGAAAGGCGTTTCACCACGG GGCGCTGCACGGTCCAGATCCTGCCTCCCATGCCTACGCGGGAGCTGGTGGCTGAAGATGTGCCGGCACTGACAGATCGCGTGCGCCATGCCATGCTCATTGCCTTTGAGGGGCTCTCGGTGGAGCTGGGTGCCCCGCAGTGA
- the AGPAT1 gene encoding 1-acyl-sn-glycerol-3-phosphate acyltransferase alpha isoform X3 has product MEISLGQGLLILFLVVVPLLYEWSATFKYFCKMAFYNSYILFLAVIVIPICAVRGRNVENMKIIRSMMLHVKYLYGIKIDVRGTENFNIKQPYVIVSNHQSSLDLLGMMEVLPDRCVPIAKKELMYMGTVGLACWLGGIIFINRKKTDDAISVMAETAQTMLCEDVRVWVFPEGTRNHNGSMLPFKRGAFHLAVQAQVPIIPVVISSYRDFYSKKERRFTTGRCTVQILPPMPTRELVAEDVPALTDRVRHAMLIAFEGLSVELGAPQ; this is encoded by the exons ATGGAGATTTCGCTGGGCCAGGGGCTCCTCATTTTGTTCCTGGTGGTGGTCCCGCTTCTCTACGAATGGAGTGCCACCTTCAAGTACTTCTGCAAGATGGCATTCTACAACAGCTACATCCTCTTCCTGGCCGTCATCGTCATCCCTATTTGCGCAGTCCGTGGGCGCAACGTGGAGAATATGAA GATAATCCGGTCCATGATGCTTCATGTGAAGTACCTGTACGGGATCAAGATTGACGTGCGGGGGACAGAGAACTTCAACATCAAGCAGCCTTATGTGATCGTGTCCAACCATCAGAGCTCGCTTGACTTGCTTG ggatgatggaagtcttGCCTGACCGGTGTGTGCCAATCGCCAAGAAGGAGCTGATGTACATGGGCACGGTGGGGCTGGCGTGCTGGCTAGGGGGCATCATCTTCATCAACCGCAAGAAAACCGACGACGCCATTAGCGTCATGGCGGAGACGGCGCAAACCATGCTCTGTGAGGAT GTTCGGGTCTGGGTGTTCCCCGAGGGCACCAGGAACCACAACGGCTCCATGCTGCCCTTCAAGCGGGGTGCCTTCCATTTGGCTGTGCAAGCCCAG GTTCCTATCATCCCAGTTGTGATCTCATCGTATCGGGATTTCTACAGTAAGAAGGAAAGGCGTTTCACCACGG GGCGCTGCACGGTCCAGATCCTGCCTCCCATGCCTACGCGGGAGCTGGTGGCTGAAGATGTGCCGGCACTGACAGATCGCGTGCGCCATGCCATGCTCATTGCCTTTGAGGGGCTCTCGGTGGAGCTGGGTGCCCCGCAGTGA